Below is a genomic region from Planctomycetia bacterium.
TTAGTGCGGTTATCAAGTCGGCAGGGAAGAATACCGGCGATATACAGCGTAGGATTCAATCGCTTCCGAACTACGTCAACAGTCTGAAGCAATTGAGCTAACCCTTGCAGCCCCATGACATGGCACTCAACTGGAACTAATACCTCACGGACAGCCGTAAGAGCATTTACCGTCAAAATGCCAAGCGTTGGAGCACAATCAATTAAGACATAGTCGAATTGATGCTCTATTGCTGATAGCTTTTCTCGGAAGATAGTTTCTGCACCTGGTTCATTGGAAAGTGCCTTTTCAGCACCTACCAACCAAGCTGATGCACCAACGAGGAATAGATTCGCTGTGCCAGTCGGCTGAATTAAATCAGTCAGTGTGGTTCGTGCGGGTTCAGCGAACAAGTCAAACACGCCACGTCCAGTAGTGTGAGTTACCAACCAACTGGTGGTCGAATACTGCGGATCTAAATCGATCAGCAGCACTTTCTTATCCTGTTCAGCCAGGCATGCTCCAAGATTCACTGTGGTGGTTGTTTTACCCGTTCCACCTTTTTGATTCACGACAGCAATTGCACGCATAGACCTCTGGGGTTCTTATCCTGGAACAACAGTGATTCCGTTTGGCCAAGCATTCCAGAGATGTAGGAAGCCCGTCAATAGGGCAAATACAGCATAGTGGAGTTTCCAGCATGAATTGATCTACTATCTCACACAGCAGAACAAGGTTCTGTGGTTGTCAGCAACGCACGCAGCGTTACTGGAAACTGTCATTGAGCGACAGTCTCAACCAGAAGTCGGCTACCAACCGATGAAGGCGACGGCTACCACCGTTACGAGACTGGCTCGTCGAGCCGGATACATCGAGAGATGTTCGTCCGGTTCAAGGAGCACTGCAGGAAGTAAAATCCGCTTCCTTTGTAGGGAAGAGGAACAATCTCATGCTTTGACTCCATCCGCATAAGTAGGCGGGCGACAAGGACAGACCTCATGCACTTGATGAGGCCGGAATGTTTGAAGCGGGTGAAAATCCCGTCCATGGGGTAAGGGCCAAAGCCGTAATGGCAATTCGGGTGCAAGTCCCGTTAGGCTCGTATAACATGGCGAGGGTGGGGAGTGCTCATGGCAGAAATGCCAGAGCCCGGCTTGTAGACGCAAGTCGGCGATGGGGTGATGAACAAGCTCCACGATGAATAGCTCAACCACACAAAGGCGAATAAATCGCTTCCTCGTGAAGATGCATCGAGACGGAGCCGAACCGCAAACGGCAAAAGCAGGTGGGTAAGGTTGGCCTTGTGCCTTCTCCGACCTGAAATCACCAAAGTCTCTTTGGTGGAAACTATGCCTGGGCGGGAGCCTGGGACATGCTGCTTTTGGCCTGAGGAGTCATACCTCCTCTAGCGACGTGACGATGCAACTGGGCTCTGCAAAGTTTGCAGGGCTGCACAGAACATTTCTAACTTGGGATCTTCCATTGTGGCCGGGCTTGGTAACCCGGTGCCAGGGCATAGTCGACCTGGTGTTTCAAAAACGATGGAAAGGGAGAGTGGGGCAAGTAGGAACTGGGCGGGAGCCCAAACGGACATACTGCAAGGCAGTGGCGTGGCCGTTCGTGTCTTTACGGGTGGTGCCGGAAGACAGTTCGTAACGAAAGCCCTGACGAGCATTTCGCTCTGACAGATTCCTATAAAGCCCGGGGACGGGAGGTAGCAGCAGGCAAAGCATCGAAATCATCGGAAGATGGTTTCGCTTCTTTGGCGGCATTTTGACAGTCGACAGGTGAGGTGTACCCCGAACCTATCGACCGTAAGGTTTCCGCTACCTCCATACTTTGGGCAACGACAACTATAGGAAGGTACGGAGCTTCACGATGAAGCTCCAACTTCCAGAAGGATGGACAGGCGAAAAGGATTTTGCAGCAAGGATGCATCTGCTCGGCTTCATGGAAGGGTGTGCCGTAAACACCCTTCATTTTCTTCCTGAAGCAATTTTAGCCATAACCTCGATCAGTACTTGATGCAGTACCGATACGAAGCCACCAGCATTGCTGGGTTCATTCAGACCATTGCCGTTGCCTATGTGGCAAGGGGGTATTTCTTCTACGTGACGGGGGAAATTCCGGAAGGGAAAGACTTGGCCAAAGTCGATGCCAAGTTGATCGAACGGTACGGCGTAGGAATCTCCAAGTTCACTAGGGCCAGGAAGAAACGGGCAGGCGTGGCCAACCTCCAGTACTTGAGGCTTACCGGCTCCAGGCAGTTCGTCATCTTCGCCACCCATGGGCAAAGCCCATTCTTTGAGATGGAAGCCAAGCAGATCCGTGATGTCCGGCGAGTGCCGTGCAAGTTTGCAGGCTACTCGATCAGTTTTAAGTCAGGTCATGTCCATGTGCGGATTGAGAAGCAGCGCTACCTGGAAATGAAGGCTTACTTTCTGGAGCAAGCCACCAGACAGGAAACGACCGATCTCGAACAAGAGATGCGGAAGTTGCTGGATTACGAACCGTATGCACCGATCCGATCTCAAAAGCTCTGCATCTGGCGAGCGGTGAACAGGCAGCGGAAAGCAGCGGGACTACCCTTGATTGCCAAAGACTGCCTGCGATTTTACCGCCGAGTTGTGAAGCCGTTTGCCATTGATGCCCAAAACAAGGCTGCCTGATACTCCCCCTCTGCTCAAATGATTTTTCCCATCCACCCCTCACTGGCTAGCTGGGGTTGGGTGGGAAAAATCTCCATGCTTGCTAGTTCATCCTGGAGAGGAGCATCGCCGAGGGCATGCCGAGCATGGATGCTCGGCGTGACCTTGGCAGCGGAGCGACTGTTACTAGCGTGTTTTAAGCCAAATATCGATTGTTTGCACTAAAGCACTTTGAGTTCCGGCTTTCGATCCTAGGAGCTGCATTAGTAAATCTTTCAGTTGAACGACGGGCCAGATTTCGTTCCCTTCGTTGGAAAGCCGTTCACATACCCTGATAACGAATGCAATTTTACGAACGGGTGACATCTTTAGAGAATACACATGCCGAATCGACAAGCATGCAAGTTGCAGCCTGACCTCAAGGTTTACCCGGGGGCTGCTGAACTGCTCCAGGATTGAACGAAGAGGATACTCGTCACAATTCCATGAGCAAGTTTCGCCAGCATCTTTTAGAATCTCGATATTCCACCAAGCGAAATCATAGCCGTGAGCAAGCAACTTTGCGGAAGCTAAGTTGAATTTTTTCAGGTCAATTAGACCGGCTTCGTATGCATCGAGAATGAGAACTTGTGTCCAAGCTCGCCTTATTATGAATTCGTGAATTCCAAATGATCCCAGAACCCAATCATCAGTCCAAAGAATTCGGTTTTCACGTTTCGCCAGAAATAACGTTTCGGTGCCATGACTTCCGAAAAGTTCAATTAGCTTTTCACGTTTCTCTGGATCATACGCAGCAAGCTCAGGACACGATTCTATTGTGCAGTTCTTAGTTGCGAATGAAAGCAAATCTAACAACATGGCTTGATAGGCTGCATACTGCTCAGAACCTGCTTTCTCGATGGAGAGATTGCCAACATTGTTTATCGCAATCGTAGCAGGCAGCGTCTTCTGTGTGGACTTTGACTGAATGTGCTGAAGGGTACGGAGAGTAGATTCTGAAATGATTAGCTTTCGCTGCGTCTTTTCTAGCAACTCAATCGTATCAAGGAATCCAAGTAGGTACAGTGCTGTCAGATCGACAACAACTTCACTCGATGCTCTTAAGTCATCAAGGGCCTTTGCCCTTTCTTGATAATCCCCAGAACAGCAACGTAGTTGTCTATCTGGCGAGTTCAAAAGGTGGTCAAGCGTCTCAAATTCATCCCGACCCACTGCGGTAGTAAGAAGGTGAATGGAAACTGGTTGACTCGAGTATAAGTCCAAAATCCCTTCGACATGTGATCGCCTGTCCTTCAAGGATTCTAATACGGGCTTGAAATCATAGGCGATTGGATCGTCAGGCTTCTCACTTGGTGCCCCGACGCGAACCAGTTGAACTATCCCATCCTCGGGAAATCGAAGTTGAAGATTGTGCATGCAATCTTGGTAGACATGTGTGTACTTACTTTTGATGTCTTTCACCACCCCTAATCTGTCTTGAAAACTACCCCTGGCCAATACGAACTGCTCGCCGACATTTTTTCCAAGCATCTCTCTAACCATAAGGTCGGATTCACTTCGTTCACCTCGTTGTGGCAGGATTGGAAGCTCATCTTGAATAATGACCCATTGAACTGGCTCCTCCCCTTTTTCCGAAAAGCCGACTGCACAACCAGATTTTACTTTTGAAGGAGAGTCGAGCAAATGCCGGGGATTATGTTCGCGAACGAAATGATCTAGAAACAACTTGATATAGGAATTGTGAGCATCAACATCATCGAAATGGAATCGCAACAAATTATAGGCAAACTGCAGAGCTGCCTCAGTCTGCTTGCTGAAGACCAGAATTCCAATCACCCAACGTCCTACAGTGCTTGGATCAGATGTTTCTGGCTTTGGAAGCAGATGCACGTCGGAACAGACTAACTCAGGTCTGTTCAAATGTAGTCCATATAGAGATTGCCAGAGAAGGTAGTCAGGATCGTCTGGCTTTTCTTTTAAGAGCAACTGAACTGCTTCTAATCCTCTAGTCGAGTCGTATGCCTGTAGAAGTGCCAGTTCATCATAGAGCATTCGTTTATCACGAAGACCTATGTCGCGTTGTTCCGCATAGACCTTCAGCAACAAGTCGTGCCTAGCAGTTCGCTTTGCGCAATCAAGATACAGTCTTGTATATGCGTCAAACCAACCCCTTCTCAAAACTCTCTCAAGAATGGGGATGGCTTCACCATCCAACCCAAGTTTCGGAAGAACTCTCCCAAGCAACCGCAGATCGGCTTCTGCCAATCCAACAGTGTTGTTACAGGCTTGGGTACCAGCTTCCCGAGCCTCTTCATCTTTCCCGTCCAAGTGAAGACGTAGTGCTTTCAAGATTTGTTTGACCGCGATGGAACATTGACCCACTAGTTCAGAGTCGAGCAATTGATCGATTAAGGCATGTTGATTTAATTTACCGTATGCCCTGACTGCAAGTTCCAAGTAGTCTGACTTGAGCTCAGAGCCGGATTTGCTTTGACGCAGGCAAAGCTCAATTACAGAATTCAAGTCTCCGGGCGCTTTCCTCTCGTAAAGCGCTGAAGCAAGGAGGATGATCAATCGGTCGGAATCCTTATTGCTTGGAACCGTTTGCATCAAAAGAATGGCATCATCATATTTTTCAGTTTCGATTAGATGAAGTGCTCTGCGACGAACTGGTTCAATGTTCGTTGGGTCAAGTTTGGCAGCATCCCAGTAATCTCTTTCGGCCTTGGCCCCTTGACCTTGAAGGTCATAGACAATTCCACGGTTCAATAGGAGATGGGCTGTGAGGGAGTCATGATTTGAAGGCTTCGCTTTTTCGATTGCCGTCGAATAGAAAGTGATAGCCGACGTGAGGAACTGACTTCTTTTCTCGCTGGTTTCTGCTGACATTGCCCGTTGATGAGTTGCTTGAGCTAAAGCCATCCATGATTGAGCAATCTCCGGAGCAACTTCAGTAGCGGATTTGCCATATTTCTCAGCTAAATCTAAGTTCTCAATTTTTAAGGCATGGTTTGAAAGTGCTAATGCGATTTCAACATCATGTCGTACAGACTCATCGACTTTTCCCTCAATCTCTTCAAAGGTTAAGTCTTTGGGACTACAACGAATACAAATTGCGTGAATTGGAACACTGTGGGGAGATTTTAATCTCAAGTCACATGCAAGTGCGTACGCTTTGTCAGAATTCCCTAGTAACTCATATGCCAATGCTTGGTTAATGAGTGCACGATCATCACTAGGTTGATATCCATAACCTTCAAGCAGGAGCCTTCCTGCTTCACTGAAGTTTCCTAGAGGAATATGCGTATTTGCTAGATATACGCACCATCGGTACTTTTGCCTTTCTGTTAGTTTGTCCCACTTCGCTTCGCGAATTCGGTTAAGAGCGACTTGTGAGGATTTGTAATCGTGATTTTTTGAAAGGTCATCAGTAATTTCCAAGTCACGATCAATGGCGTCGTTTGAGACATAGGTGTCTACCACAGCTTCCGTGACAACCCGTCTGATATCAGAGTTCTTTCTCCCCGTATCGCCGCGAAGCACTTCGTCACGTTCATCTTCACCCAGTTCGTCTAGCAACTCCTCGATGTCCTGCCACGTGTACAGGTCGATCAAGAATAGTCCTTTGGCGTTGTGATCCTTATTCAGCGTCAGGAGTTTTGTCTGAACATCTTCAGTCTTTTTGGCAGACGTCAAAAATAGGTACTCATCTATTTTTACCGAATATTTCAAGACTTCATCGACTTCTACCTGAATGTCAGCAAATTGAATAGTCTTATTGCTTTCGTGATGTTTACATTGGACTGCTCGAAGAGGGGATTTGCCACTCATGTCAATAAGGTCGATTCCGAACTGTCGCTCCCCTCGTTTTCCAAGACGTTGAAAATTGCCACCTTTCCAGTTTCGGTTCAACAATCGCTTACAGAAAAGCTCAAAATCAATTTCATTGCTAGGTTGTGGATAACGAAAACTCATTGATCCTTCCTTAGCTTAGATAGCAAGCCAGAATCTTGACAGACTCATTCTATGCCCAAAAGGAAGAGGCCCGGTGGTGTCGGGCATAGAAGTATTGATGTTAAGCCTGCCCAGGACGAGGAGCTTGAAAGTGAATCCAATCCATCGCCAAAGCCGCCAAGCGAGCGACCAGGGGAAGGTCGTTCAAACTAAAAGACGTTGAACGTTTCCACTGGTCATCAACACGATAAATTCGAGAAATGGATACTGAGTACCATTTCTTGCCTTTATCGTTCTCCTGTGGCCACACGGAGCAGGTGATGCGTCCCATTCGCTTTTCCCAAACGGGGCGATTGGCACTATCATCACCAGGCTCGCGTGCTTGTCGTCGTTGCTGTGCAGTTGCCGTAGCTGGCATAGTCCACCAGACCTTTCTTGGGTTTGGAACAAAAACAAGTCAGAACCGTTAACCGACACCACTAGCCTCACCGACGTTATGACGCTTCCTCTGAAATGGTGTCCTAGCAGGAGCGTTGCTTTTCCTTGGACGAGGCAACGGTGCCGATTTGTTCAAGAATCGCCTTAGCACCTGAAACAACGATCTGCCATCGGAGAGCTTGCATTCCCAAAGTATAAGCACCAGCCAGCCACGCCGTTTCAACTGTGCCACAACCTTCCGATCACGCTTTACATTCCTGGCAAACTTAGGAATCCAGTAATCACGATTGGTTTTCGGGGTACTTGACTTGCTGCAACCATGCCGGTGCCAATAGCAGCCATGTACAAAGATGACCTTCTTCATCCCCTCAATCACAAAGTCAGGGGAGCCAGGCAGTGATGCCACGTTCTGCTTGAAGCTTGCCCCCATCTTCAAAAGAACGGCAGCTACAAGCCTTTCAGGCCGTGTTCGTTTGGATCGGACATTCGCCAAGCTGGATGATGGACTTGCAGGCTTTAGTTTGTTCATGCCCAGGTTATGGCACGATCAAGTTTGCATGCGACTTTGCAAGGGATTGTTCATGGGGCCTGTTGCAACAAACCATGAATTTCCGCAGCAGCCTTCCAGAACTCACCGAGTGTTTGAACATAACTCAGCCTTGCTTGAGCATAGGTCCGCTGTGCGTCAAGAAGTGCCGTGTAGTCGTATTTCGCATCACCACTTTCAAACGCAGACTTTGATAACCGTTGAGCTTCGCGAGCCTGGGGAAGCAACTCTTTCTCAAACTTGTTGACTTGGTCACGAGCAGTTGCGTAGCGTTGATAGGCAAGTAGCACACGGTCGCTAAGTTGAAGCTTCGTATTCTGCAGTTCACTCACCCTGCGAGCTAGTTCGGCTTCCGCTGCCTGGATATTCCCTTGGTTTTTGTTCCAAACAGGGATTCGCATGCCGACTTCAAACGAGACTTGCGAAACACTTTGTGTGTAGTCATAAAGTGGCTGCACTTTCAAGTCGACGTTCGGAATGTTCTCTAGGCGAGAGCGAGTGATAAGCTTCTCCGCTTCGGAGATGCTTGCCTGAGCTTGCATAAGTTGCGAATTTTTCGATAGCACAGTCTCCTGAACATGCGCTAGTTGATACTCGGGTCTGCCTTGTTCAAGGTCGCCTTGAAGTGGAGTGATCTTCGCACCGGGCTTTCCAATCACGTTGGCGAGGAGAGGCCAGGCGACTTTGAGTCTTTCTCTAGATGAGATAAGTTTGTTCAGGTTTACTTCGTACTCAACTTTAGCACGAAGCACATCGGTAGTAGCACCGCGTCCAGCTTTCTCCATTTTCTGAGACGCTTCGGTGCTCTCAAGAGCGATCTTTACGATAGCTTCGTTCTCGCTTACTTCTCTCTGTGCTGTGAGTGCATCGTAAAAGGCGGCTCGCACCTTAGCTTCAAGATCAAACCGCTTGCTGATTGCCTGCCATTGATTAGCGGTTACTGCGTCAAGCGCTGCCGACTGCGATACTCCAAGTTTTCCGCCGGTTACAATCTCCTGTGAAACGAACGGTCCTTGTTGTCCGGCTCCATTCTCGCGGCTTCCAAGCTGTTCTCCGATGTAACCAACAGTTGGGTTTGGATAGAGTCCAGCTTGCAGGGCGTTGCCCTGTGCAACGCCGATGAGAGCATTAGCGGAAACAAGTTCCGGGTGATTCTGAAGAGCAACGTCGATAGCTTGCAGGAGTGTAAGAGTGGGGGGGAGAGTATCAGAACTCTCTGCTGCAACCTGTCTTGCTTCCACAATGCTAAGTAGATCGCTTGAAGGGGGTGGAACGGTCAGGGAGTGTTCGTACCTTGTTGCGCATCCAGCGGTCGCAACAAGAGTTAGCGAACCTACCCAAATACCCCATTTGTTACCAATAAGCGTGGACATCCTTGTCTCCCCTTATGTGTATCGACTCAGGGCTTTCATAAGCTTCAAAAGAAGTTAAAGCCCCTTGGTTTCCGGCCTTATTTGACATGCACCACGAATGGTACGTCGAACACCATGTCCGACCGTTTGAACTGTCCCCAGCCCTTATAAATGCCGGGTGTTGCAAAGTGAATCATGAAGCTTACTTTGCCAGGTGTTTGCTTTTCATTTGGATGTGCGTGTGCGTAGTCGCCGTCTTTAGTGTTCACAACGACAAGGTGCCCCATCGCTCCAAGGTAAGGCTGAAGATCGACCACTGGTTTTCCATCATTGGAAAACTCAAACGCAATAGTTGCTTCTCCAACTATCGCAGAACTAACGGTGACGTTTGCATTCCAGCCTTCGCCTTTTACAACTCCTGGAACAGTACTAGCAAGCGGCGCTGCTGGTGCTGCTTCTCCTTTCACAACAACCTTGCTTCGAATAGTTGCAGGTGATCCGCCTTTTGGTTTTACGTCGGCGTAGACGTAGTACTCACCGCCTGCCTTGAATGTATGTGAAACTGTCATCACACCATCTTTGGAAACATCGGGATGAAGGTGTGCAAAGTTTGCCATCCCTTTGTCAATGAGGATTAAGTGCACAAGCTTTTCGTGAGTCGGTTCAAACTCGGTTAACATCTTGTTTTTCGCGTCATGGACCATGAGAATGAGGTTCGTTGGTTTTCCGGTTTCAAGTTCGGAAGGGGAGATATGCAAGGTCAGCCCTGACTGAGTTGAAGGTTCGGTCTTATGGCCTGCATGTGAGTGTCCACCTTGTGCGTCACCATGATCATGTGACTTATGATCATGCTCTTTGTTGGACGGTTTCGTCGGTTCTGACTTTGACTGGCATCCAATGACTCCGATTGCCAGTAGCAGAACAGTGATGATTCTCATGGCTCTTCCTCCTCCGGACAAATGGAAACAGTCTAGATCGTTCAGGCAAACTCCACCAACCCCTCGAAGATTGGGCAGATGATTATTTCTTGACGTACTCTTCTGGGAGTTTCACGTCCTTTGGGTTCTCCTTCGCAAGCTTTACAAACTCTTCAACGCATGGGGGGCAGCAGAACTCGTACTTCTTCCCAGCAACTATCCAAGTACATTCGGCATTGGCCTTGGTCAGGGTGACCGGACAAATCTTGTCGCCAACTTTGGGTTTGAGGTCATGCTTCGGTTTGAAGTTTTTGAATTTCTCCGAAGCCGTGACGTTGCCGTTCGCCTTGATGTCATCGTTGGTGTAGATGCCGGCTGCCGTCAGGTAGAGTTTTCGTTCTTCATCGACTTCCCCTTTGGATGTTGGCATGGCTGCTTTTTCATCGTGTCCATCACCTGGCTTATCAGCTGTGTTGAAGGCAAGATGATACCGCTCGCCCCCCAGTTTCAATGCAGGTATGGTGATCTCCAATTCCTGGCTCCAGAGTTCTTTGGGGATTTCGCCGGTGAACCTTGAGGTATATCCCTTGCCATCTCCTTCAAGTGGCTCGGGCTTAAGCTCGAAGGTAACGAACTCTTTATCCCCGACACGGCGAACATAAGCGGTGATCTTCTGAACCTCAGTTTCGACGATTTTCGATAAGTCTTTTCCAAAGAGAAAAAGGTGAACCGAGCCGCTTTTGTGCATGACTGCTTCGGCGTAGTATTTACCTTGTGCGAAGGCAACGTGAACACCCCCCGGATGCCCTTCTACGTTGTGCCCGGACTTTTTCTCCTTTTCGTGGTTGTGCGATTCCTCTTTGAAATCCCCTGAATAGTGGAGGCCATCCACGGTGCCGCCAATGGTTCCTTTGAATTCCATCACTTTTCCAAGTTGGTCG
It encodes:
- a CDS encoding TolC family protein is translated as MSTLIGNKWGIWVGSLTLVATAGCATRYEHSLTVPPPSSDLLSIVEARQVAAESSDTLPPTLTLLQAIDVALQNHPELVSANALIGVAQGNALQAGLYPNPTVGYIGEQLGSRENGAGQQGPFVSQEIVTGGKLGVSQSAALDAVTANQWQAISKRFDLEAKVRAAFYDALTAQREVSENEAIVKIALESTEASQKMEKAGRGATTDVLRAKVEYEVNLNKLISSRERLKVAWPLLANVIGKPGAKITPLQGDLEQGRPEYQLAHVQETVLSKNSQLMQAQASISEAEKLITRSRLENIPNVDLKVQPLYDYTQSVSQVSFEVGMRIPVWNKNQGNIQAAEAELARRVSELQNTKLQLSDRVLLAYQRYATARDQVNKFEKELLPQAREAQRLSKSAFESGDAKYDYTALLDAQRTYAQARLSYVQTLGEFWKAAAEIHGLLQQAP
- a CDS encoding ParA family protein → MRAIAVVNQKGGTGKTTTTVNLGACLAEQDKKVLLIDLDPQYSTTSWLVTHTTGRGVFDLFAEPARTTLTDLIQPTGTANLFLVGASAWLVGAEKALSNEPGAETIFREKLSAIEHQFDYVLIDCAPTLGILTVNALTAVREVLVPVECHVMGLQGLAQLLQTVDVVRKRLNPTLYIAGILPCRLDNRTNHGPEVVEKLRSRFPQTLKTSIRENVRLAECPSMGEPITTYSPNSPGTEDYRSLAKEILAQEEIVHDKAAN
- the vsr gene encoding DNA mismatch endonuclease Vsr, with the protein product MNKLKPASPSSSLANVRSKRTRPERLVAAVLLKMGASFKQNVASLPGSPDFVIEGMKKVIFVHGCYWHRHGCSKSSTPKTNRDYWIPKFARNVKRDRKVVAQLKRRGWLVLILWECKLSDGRSLFQVLRRFLNKSAPLPRPRKSNAPARTPFQRKRHNVGEASGVG